The stretch of DNA GGACGCGATCCCACGCCCGCGGAACTCGGCATGTTCGGCGTCATGTGGAGCGAGCACTGCGCGTACAAGCACTCTCGCGCGGCGCTGCGCCGGTTGCCGGTGACGGGGCGGGGCGTCCTGCGCGGGCCCGGGGAGAACGCCGGGGCCGTCGACGCGGGCGAGGGGTGGGCCGCCGTCTTTAAGATCGAGAGCCACAACCACCCGAGCGCGGTGGCGCCGTTCCACGGCGCCGCCACCGGGGTGGGCGGCATCATCCGGGACATCCTGGCCATGGGCGCGCGTCCGATCGCGCTCCTGGACTCGCTGCGGTTCGGGCCGCTCGACGATCCGGCGGTCGTCCCGCTCGCCCGCGGCGTCGTCGCGGGGATCGCCGCGTATGGGAACAGCATCGGCGTCCCGACGGTCGGAGGGGAGTTGCGGTGCGCGCCGTGTTACCGCGGGAATCCGCTCGTCAACGTCGCCTGTCTCGGGCTCGTCCGGGCCGACCGTCTCATGACGTCTCGCGCGGCCGGTCCGGGGAACGCGGTCGTCTACCTGGGGGCGCGGACGGGGCGGGACGGCATGCAGGGCGCGGCGTTCGCGTCGGCCGAGCTCGCCGGCAATCCGACCGACCGGTCCGCCGTGCAGATGGGCGATCCGTTCACCGGGAAGCTGTTGATCGAGGCCACACTGGAGGCCATCGCCACCGGCGCGGTGGTGGCCCTGCAGGATATGGGCGCCGCGGGCCTGACGTGCGCTCTCTCGGAGATGTCGGCCCGCGGCGGCGTGGGCATGGACGTCGACGTGCGGCTCGTCCCCCGGCGCGAAGAGGGCATGACGCCGGAGGAGGTCCTGCTGTCCGAATCGCAGGAGCGGATGCTGCTGGTCGTGGCGGCCGGCCGCGAGGACGATGTGCTCGGGGTCGCCCGGCGCTGGGACCTGCCGGCGGTCGTCATCGGGCGCGTCGTCGCCGAACCGGTCCTGACCGTCCGCGACGGGGAGCGGACCATCGTCCGGCTCGATCCGCGGCACATCACCGATGCCCCGGTGTACGCGCCGGCGGCGGCGCCGCCCGCCTATCTCGAAGAGGCGCGGCGTCTCGATCTCGAGACGATTCCGGTCGCCGACCCCGCCGCGTCCCTGCTGGCGCTCCTGCGCGCACCCGGCACGGCGAGCGCCCGGTGGGTGTTCCGGCAGTACGATCACATGATCCAGACCAACACCGTCGTCGCGCCCGGCGCGGACGCGGCGGTGCTGCGCCTCAAGGGCGCGCCGCCCCGCGGCCTCGCCCTCGCGGTGGACGGGAACGGGCGGTACAGCTACCTCGACCCGTACGCGGGCGGTATGCTCGCGGTCCTCGAGGCCGCGCAGAACCTCGCGTGCGCCGGCGCGGCGCCGGCCGCGGTCACGGATTGCCTCAACTTTGCGAGTCCGGAGCGGCCCGAGGTCTTCTGGACGTTCAGCCAGACCGTCGACGGCATCGCGCGGGCCTGCGAAGCGCTCGAGGTGCCCGTCGTCGGCGGGAACGTGAGCTTTTACAATGAGGCCGGCCAGACGATCTATCCGACTCCAATCGTCGCCATGCTCGGCTGTGTGGAGGACGTGCGCCGGCACGCCACGCCGGGCTGGAAGGCGGAGGGCGACGTCGTCGTGCTCCTCGGCGACGGCCTGCCCGCCCTCGACGCCTCCGAGTATCTCGAGGTGGTGCACGGCCGTGTCGCGGGCCGCCTGCGGGAGCCGGATGTGCTCCGCGTGGCGCACACGATCCGGTGCGTGCGGGACGCGATCGCCGCGGGGCTGCTCCGGTCGGCCCACGACTGCGCCGAGGGCGGCATCGCGGTGGCGCTGGCCGAGTGTTCCGCGTCGGCCGGGCTCGGCGCGCGGGTCGCGCTCCGCGGCGGCCTGCGCGCCGACGCGGCGCTCTTCGGCGAAGCGATCGGGCGCATCGTCGCGTCGGTCCGCGCCGACCAGATCTCCGATCTGCTGAACCTCGCGCGGCGGTTCGACGTGCCTGTCCAGGTCATCGGCACGGCCGGGGGGGACCGCTTGATCGTCGGCGCGGACGGGGTCCCCGAGGGCCGTCCGTGGCTCGATCTGCCGGTGAGGGCGCTCGCGCTGGCCTGGGATTCGACCGACAAGGAGCCGTGAGCGACGTGCTGACGAGTCCCTGGGACAAGCTTCGCGAAGAGTGCGGCGTCTTCGGGATCCGCACGCAGGCCGCCGCGGCGCCGTACGTCCACCTGGGCCTCTACGCGCTGCAGCACCGCGGCCAGGAGAGCGCCGGTATCGCCACCTGGGACGGGTCGCACACGCATTTGGTCAAGGACATGGGGCTCGTGGCGCAGGTGTTCACGCCCGAACGGCTGGCCGGGCTGCCCGGCGGCGTCGGCATCGGGCACGTGCGGTACTCGACGATGGGTGGAGCGCGGCTCGAGAACGCCCAGCCGTTCGTGGAAGAGACGCCGTGGGGGACCTTGGCGCTGGCCCACAACGGCAATCTCGTCAACGCGCCGATGCTGCGGGCCGCGCTCGAGGACGCGGGCTGCCTGTTCCACGCGACGTCCGACACCGAGGTCATGACCAAACTCATCGCCACGGCGCCGGCGGCCACGATCGAGGAAGCGGTCGCCTACTGCATGGACCTCATCCTCGGCGCCTACACGACCGTCGCGCTCATCGGCGAGACGCTGATGGCGTTTCGCGACGCCCATGGGATCCGGCCGCTCGCGATGGGGCGTCTCGGGAACGACATCGTCTTCGCCTCCGAAAGCTGTGCGTTCGATCACGTCGGGGCCGTGGCCGTGCGGGAGGTCGCGCCGGGTGAGCTGCTGCTGGCCGGGCCCGGCGGGCTGCGGTCGATCCAGGTGCTGTCCCCTCAGGGACGGGCGTCGTGCGTCTTCGAGTACATCTACTTCGCGCGCCCGGACAGCGTGCTCGAGTCGCAGAACGTGCACCACGTCCGCCGGCGCATGGGCCGCGTCCTCGCACGCGAGCATCCCGCGGGGGCCGACGCCGTGATCGCCGTCCCGGATTCCGGCACCTCGTCCGCGATGGGCTACGCGGAAACCGTGGGCGTGCCGCACGAAGTCGGATTGATCAAGAACCGGTACATCGGACGGACGTTCATCCAACCCGATCCGTCGATGCGCGACTTCGGCGTGCGGGTCAAGCTGAACGCCGTCCGCGAGGTGATCGAAGGCCGGCGCATCGTGCTCGTCGACGACTCGATCGTGCGCGGCACGACGAGCCGCCAGATCGTGCGGTTGCTGCGGCAGGTGGGGGCGCGGGAGGTGCACGTGCGAATCTCGTCGCCGCCGATCCGGCACGCCTGCTTCTACGGCATCGACACCAGCAACCGCGGCGAGCTCGTGGCCTCCCGCCTGTCCGTGGAGGAGATCCGGCGGGAGATCGAAGCCGACACCCTCGGGTACCTCAGCGTCGAGGGACTGGTCGAGGCGCTCGGCCTGCCGCGGCCGCACTTGTGCCTCGCCTGCCTCACCGGCGCGTATCCGACCGAGACGCCGACCGAAGCGCTGGCCGGACGGCTCGCGCTCGAGCCGCGGGCGCCGGCGATCGGGACGCCGCACGCGTAGTCCCGGCATGCCGGCGCCGCCCGTCAAGCCTGCCCCGCCTGCCCCGCCTGCCCCGCACCAGACGGGGCGCCAGACGGGGCCCGCCCCGCGTCAGTCGGGGTCCCGCATCCTAACCTACCGCGAGGCGGGCGTCGACATCGAAGCCAAGGAGGAAATCCTGGCCGGCGTGCGGGCCCGCATCCGCGCGACGTACGGCGCGGGCGCGCTCGACGCCGGCGACGGGTTCGGCGGGCTGTTCCGCCTCACGGGGTACCGCGATCCGGTGATCGTCAGCTCGATCGACGGCGTGGGGACCAAGACGCGCCTGGCGCTCTGGTCCGGGCGGCCGCGGCAGGCCGGCACGGACATCGTGGCCCACGGGGCCAACGACGTGCTGTGCCAGGGTGCGGCGCCGCTGTTCATGCTCGACTACGTCGCGTCTGCGGCGCTCGATCCGGCGGTGGTGTCCGAAGTCATCGAAGGGATCGCCGACGCCTGCGTGGCCCAGGGCATTGCGCTGCTCGGCGGGGAAACCGCCGAGATGCCCGGCGTCTACGCCCGGAGGGAGCTCGACATCGTCGGGTGCACGGTCGGCGCCGTGGAGCGTGACGACGTGATTACGGGCGCGCGGATCAGGCCGGGCGACGCGGTCATCGGCCTCGGAAGCGACGGTCTCCACACCAACGGCTACACGCTGGCGCGCGCGGTGCTGCTGCCCCGGGGATCGCGCGAGGCGATCCGCCGGGCCCTGGCACGCAAACTTCCGGGACTCGGCGAGACGGTGGGCGAGGCTCTCCTGCGTCCGCACCGGCCGTACGCCCGCCCCGTGCTCGCGCTGCGCCGGCACCTCGCCCTGCACGGCGTGGCGCACGTGACGGGCGGCGGCCTCCCCGGCAATCTCGTCCGCATTCTGCCGGACGGCTGCCACGCGGCGCTCGTCCGCGGCCGGTGGCCGGTGCCGCCGATCTTCACCGTCATCCAGCGGCGCGGGCGGATCGCCGACGATGAAATGTTCCGCACGTTCAACATGGGCCTCGGGCTCGTGCTCGTCGTGCCGCGCGCGTCCGCGGCCGCGGCCGTGCGGCTGCTGGAGACCGCCGGGGAGCGCGCGTGGGTGGTCGGCGAGATCACGTCCGGGATCCGAGGGGTCGAGATCCGTGCCTGAACGCGCCCGGCCCGTCCGCGTCGGGGTGCTCGTGTCCGGAACCGGCACCGTCCTGCAGGCCCTCCTCGACGCGTACGGCCCCGGCGCCGGAGGGCCGGCGCAGGTCGCCGTGGTGATCAGCAACGTGCCGGGGGCCGTGGCCCTGGAGCGGGCCCGCGCTGCCGGCGTGCCGGCGCTCGTGATCGATCACCGCGAGTTTCCGGGCCGGCCCGCGTTTGAAGCCGCGCTCCGGGAGGCGCTCGCGGCGGCCCGCGTGGATCTCGTGTGTCTGGCGGGATTCATCCGCATCCTCACACCGGGGTTCGCCGCGGACTTCGCGGGGCGCATGATGAACATTCACCCGGCGCTGCTGCCGGCCTTCGGCGGGAAGGGGATGTATGGAGAGCGCGTGCACGAGGCGGTGCTGGCCTCGGGCGCGCGGGTCAGCGGATGCACGGTGCATTTCGTCACGAGCGAGACGGACGCCGGGCCGATCATCGTGCAGGCCGCGATCCCGGTGGAGGACGACGACACGCCCGCCACGCTGGCGGCGCGCGTCCGCCGGGAGGAGCTGCGGCTGTATCCGCTCGCGGTCCGGCTCTTCACCGAGGGGCGGCTGCGCATCGACGGCAACCGCGTGCGCCTCCGGCCCCCGGACGGGAGTCCCTCGTCCGGCGCGGGCACGACCGGCGCACCGGCCGTGACGCGGGTGATCACGCCGTGAAGATCCGGCGGGCCCTGCTGAGCGTCGCCGACAAGACGGGCGTCGTGCCGCTGGCGCGCGGGCTTGTCGAAGCCGGATGCGAGATCATCTCGACCGGCGGAACCGCCCGTACGCTGCGCGACGCCGGCGTGCCGGTCACCGCGCTCGAGACGGTGACGGGGTTTCCCGAGATCCTGGGAGGACGGGTCAAGACGCTGCATCCGGCCGTCCACGGCGGCGTGCTCGCCGTGCGCGGCGATGACGCCCACGCGGCGGATCTGTCGCGCCACGGCATCCTGCCGATCGATCTCGTCGCGGTGACGTTGTATCCGTTCGAGGCCGCGCTCGCGCGTGGCTCCGACGAGGCGACGCTCATCGAAGAGATCGACATCGGCGGGGTTACCCTGCTGCGCGCCGCCGCGAAGAACTTCCGCGACGTGGTGGTCCTGAGCGATCCCGCGCAGTACGCGGCGGTCCTCGAAGAGATCCGGCGCACACGGACGGTGGGCCCCGACACCCGCCGGCGGCTCGCCCGGGAGGCATTTGCGCGGACCGGCTCCTACGACCGGGCCATCACCGGCTGGTTCGACGGCGCCGCCGCCTCGGCCGGGGATGGGGAAGGACAGTCGTTTCCGGCGTCTCTCAGCCTGTCATTCGAGAAAATGGCGGAGTTGCGGTACGGCGAGAATCCGCATCAGCGCGGCGCGTTCTATCGTGAAGCCGGTCCCGGGCCAAGCGCGTCCGCGGCCCCGGGGTCGGATGGCGGGGTCGTGCCGAGCATCGCTTCGGCGCGGCGGCTCGCGGGCAAGGAGCTCTCGTACAACAACATCTACGATCTCGACGCGGCGCTCGAGCTCGTCCGGGAGTTCGCGGAGACGGCGGCGGTCGTGGTGAAGCACGGAATTCCCTGCGGCGTCGCGCTGGCCGGAACCGTGCGGGAGGCGTATCTGCGCGCGCGCGACGGCGACCCCGTCTCGGCCTTCGGGGGCATCGTGGCGCTCAACCGGCCCGCCGACGCCGAGACGGCCGAAGCGCTCGGCGAGACGTTTCTCGAGGCCGTGATCGCGCCGGCATTCGACGAAGACGCTCTCGGCGTGCTCTCGCGCAAGAAGTCGGCGCGCGTGCGTCTGCTCGAGACGGGACCGCTCGGCCCGGCCAGGCCGTACGCCGGCATCGACTGGCGGCGCGTCCGCGGCGGCCTCCTCGTGCAGGATCGCGATGCCCTCGATCTGGCGGAGGCGGAGCTCAAGGTCGTCACGGCGCGCACCCCCACCGACCGTGAGTGGGCGGATCTCCGGTTTGCCTGGACCGTCTGCCGGCATGTCCGGTCGAACGCCATCGTCTTCGCGCGCGACAGCCGGGTGGTCGGCGTGGGCGCCGGTCAGCCCAATCGAGTGGAGTCGGTTCGCATCGCCGGCCGTGTGGCGGGCGATCGTGCCGCGGGGGCCTGCATGGCGTCGGAAGCGTTCTTCCCGTTCGCCGATGGGGTCGAGGCCGCGGCCGCCGTGGGGATCACCGCCGTGATCCAGCCCGGCGGCTCCCGGCGCGATCCCGAGGTGATCGCCGCCGCGGAGGCCGCGGGAATGGCGATGGTCACGACAGGGATCCGGCACTTCCGGCATTGACCCGCGCCGGCGAGGCTGCACGGCCGGAAGCACCCGGACCACGCGTTCTGTGAGTGCGCGGCGCCGGGCCGTCTTTCTCGACCGCGACGGTGTCGTGGTCCGCGACGTGGACCATTTGACCTCGGCGTCGCAACTCGACATTCTTCCGGGTGTGCCGGAATCACTCCGCCGGTTGCGCGACGCGGGATGGGCTGTCGTGGTCGTGACGAACCAGTCCGTGGTGGCGCGTGGGTGGGTGACGGAGGAGGGCCTGCGCGAGATTCATTCGGACCTCGAGGCGCGCCTGCGTGCGCGCGGAGCCGCATTGGACGCGATCTATTACTGTCCGCACCATCCCGACGGCGCGGTGGCGGCCTATCGCGTCGCGTGCGACTGCCGGAAACCCCAACCCGGGCTGCTGCTCCGCGCCGCGGCCGACCTCGGGATCGATCTCGCCGCATCCGTGATGGTGGGCGACGCAGCCTCGGACATGGAAGCGGGCCGCCGGGCGGGGTGTCGCACGGCTCTGATCCGCTCCGCCTCCCCGGGGCGTATGCCTGTTTCACGCGATCCCGGAGAGGACCGCCCAGCGCCGGACTATGTGGCGGCCACCCTGGCGGATGCCGTGGAATGGATTTTGCATCTACCCGGTGAGTCGGCTTGATGCCTCATCCGCGGGGTACCGGAACGGTAGTATTGACTTTGTGCTGGGTCGTGATAAAATGGTGGTAGCAGAAGCCGACCAGGCGAGTCCAACGGGGCAATGCTGAGTGCCGATTCCGAAGGGGGTCGGCCTTAATTTTTTGCGCGAAAAGCTGCGCCGGCGCGGGCGGGAAGGGCTCTTTGCCCGCCAAGTCGGTTTGACAGAGCGCCACCCGGTGGTATAATTCGCGTGACATTGCTGACCAGGCAAGATAGTCCAGGGGCGTGTCAGGAGCCGATTCCGAGAGGGGTCGGCTTTTTCTTCTTGTGGCGCTCCGCCGATGCCGGCGGAGTCGGGACGCCCGGCGCCAAGGTGTGAGCGTGTACGAGATCCGCAGCGTTGCCCCGGAACAACTGGACGAGGACCTCGCGGCGTTTGTCGCGCTCCTGCAGGACGCCGTCGACGGCGGGGCGTCGGTGGGATTCGTGCCGCCGCTCGACAAGGACGACGCCCGCCGGTACTGGGCCGGCGTGCGGGCCATGGTCGGCGCGGGTACTCGAATCTTGCTTGCGGCCGTGGACGAGGGCGAGATGTTGGGCTCCGTGCAACTCGACCTCGCGACGATGCCCAACGCGCGGCACCGCGCCGAGGTGATGAAGCTCATGGTGCACGGCGCCGCCCGCCGTCGCGGCATCGGCCGCGCGTTGATGCTGGCCCTCGAAGACGCGGCGCGCCGGGCGGACCGGCGGTTGCTGGTGCTCGACACGAGAGTGGGGGATCCCGCGGAGCAACTGTACCTTGCTCTGGGGTACGCGCGGGCCGGGGTGATCCCGCGGTATGCGCTGAGCGCGGCCGGGACGCTCGACGCGACCGTCTACATGTACCGTGAACTGGCCGCTGACCGGCGGGACGGGTGAGTCCGTCGAGAGGCGCGCCGGGGGCGCGAGGCGTTCATGAACGAGAGGGCGGCGCACCTTCGGGCGGGGATTCGGGTCGAATGGTTCACGGTCGGATGGATGCTCCTCGAATCGATCATCGGCATCGGCGCGGGGGTGGGGACGCGAAGCATCGCACTCACCGCGTTCGGTCTGGACAGCGTCGTCGAGCTCGTGTCCGGGACCGTCGTGCTGGCGAGACTGCGGGCGGAGAGCGGCGCCCCGAACCTGACGGCGGAACAGGTTGAGCGGATCGAGCGGCGCGCGTCCCGGATCGTCGGCTGGAGCTTGTTTGCCCTCGCGGCCTACGTCGTGATTCAGTCCGCGTACAATTTGCTGACGCACGCCGCCTCAGAGGCGTCGGCCGCCGGCGCCGCGCTCGCCGTCGCCGCGCTCATCGTGATGCC from bacterium encodes:
- the purL gene encoding phosphoribosylformylglycinamidine synthase subunit PurL; the encoded protein is MVVESTATPERALGALRPDEYTEVCRRLGRDPTPAELGMFGVMWSEHCAYKHSRAALRRLPVTGRGVLRGPGENAGAVDAGEGWAAVFKIESHNHPSAVAPFHGAATGVGGIIRDILAMGARPIALLDSLRFGPLDDPAVVPLARGVVAGIAAYGNSIGVPTVGGELRCAPCYRGNPLVNVACLGLVRADRLMTSRAAGPGNAVVYLGARTGRDGMQGAAFASAELAGNPTDRSAVQMGDPFTGKLLIEATLEAIATGAVVALQDMGAAGLTCALSEMSARGGVGMDVDVRLVPRREEGMTPEEVLLSESQERMLLVVAAGREDDVLGVARRWDLPAVVIGRVVAEPVLTVRDGERTIVRLDPRHITDAPVYAPAAAPPAYLEEARRLDLETIPVADPAASLLALLRAPGTASARWVFRQYDHMIQTNTVVAPGADAAVLRLKGAPPRGLALAVDGNGRYSYLDPYAGGMLAVLEAAQNLACAGAAPAAVTDCLNFASPERPEVFWTFSQTVDGIARACEALEVPVVGGNVSFYNEAGQTIYPTPIVAMLGCVEDVRRHATPGWKAEGDVVVLLGDGLPALDASEYLEVVHGRVAGRLREPDVLRVAHTIRCVRDAIAAGLLRSAHDCAEGGIAVALAECSASAGLGARVALRGGLRADAALFGEAIGRIVASVRADQISDLLNLARRFDVPVQVIGTAGGDRLIVGADGVPEGRPWLDLPVRALALAWDSTDKEP
- the purF gene encoding amidophosphoribosyltransferase; its protein translation is MSDVLTSPWDKLREECGVFGIRTQAAAAPYVHLGLYALQHRGQESAGIATWDGSHTHLVKDMGLVAQVFTPERLAGLPGGVGIGHVRYSTMGGARLENAQPFVEETPWGTLALAHNGNLVNAPMLRAALEDAGCLFHATSDTEVMTKLIATAPAATIEEAVAYCMDLILGAYTTVALIGETLMAFRDAHGIRPLAMGRLGNDIVFASESCAFDHVGAVAVREVAPGELLLAGPGGLRSIQVLSPQGRASCVFEYIYFARPDSVLESQNVHHVRRRMGRVLAREHPAGADAVIAVPDSGTSSAMGYAETVGVPHEVGLIKNRYIGRTFIQPDPSMRDFGVRVKLNAVREVIEGRRIVLVDDSIVRGTTSRQIVRLLRQVGAREVHVRISSPPIRHACFYGIDTSNRGELVASRLSVEEIRREIEADTLGYLSVEGLVEALGLPRPHLCLACLTGAYPTETPTEALAGRLALEPRAPAIGTPHA
- the purM gene encoding phosphoribosylformylglycinamidine cyclo-ligase; translation: MPAPPVKPAPPAPPAPHQTGRQTGPAPRQSGSRILTYREAGVDIEAKEEILAGVRARIRATYGAGALDAGDGFGGLFRLTGYRDPVIVSSIDGVGTKTRLALWSGRPRQAGTDIVAHGANDVLCQGAAPLFMLDYVASAALDPAVVSEVIEGIADACVAQGIALLGGETAEMPGVYARRELDIVGCTVGAVERDDVITGARIRPGDAVIGLGSDGLHTNGYTLARAVLLPRGSREAIRRALARKLPGLGETVGEALLRPHRPYARPVLALRRHLALHGVAHVTGGGLPGNLVRILPDGCHAALVRGRWPVPPIFTVIQRRGRIADDEMFRTFNMGLGLVLVVPRASAAAAVRLLETAGERAWVVGEITSGIRGVEIRA
- the purN gene encoding phosphoribosylglycinamide formyltransferase, with the protein product MPERARPVRVGVLVSGTGTVLQALLDAYGPGAGGPAQVAVVISNVPGAVALERARAAGVPALVIDHREFPGRPAFEAALREALAAARVDLVCLAGFIRILTPGFAADFAGRMMNIHPALLPAFGGKGMYGERVHEAVLASGARVSGCTVHFVTSETDAGPIIVQAAIPVEDDDTPATLAARVRREELRLYPLAVRLFTEGRLRIDGNRVRLRPPDGSPSSGAGTTGAPAVTRVITP
- the purH gene encoding bifunctional phosphoribosylaminoimidazolecarboxamide formyltransferase/IMP cyclohydrolase, encoding MKIRRALLSVADKTGVVPLARGLVEAGCEIISTGGTARTLRDAGVPVTALETVTGFPEILGGRVKTLHPAVHGGVLAVRGDDAHAADLSRHGILPIDLVAVTLYPFEAALARGSDEATLIEEIDIGGVTLLRAAAKNFRDVVVLSDPAQYAAVLEEIRRTRTVGPDTRRRLAREAFARTGSYDRAITGWFDGAAASAGDGEGQSFPASLSLSFEKMAELRYGENPHQRGAFYREAGPGPSASAAPGSDGGVVPSIASARRLAGKELSYNNIYDLDAALELVREFAETAAVVVKHGIPCGVALAGTVREAYLRARDGDPVSAFGGIVALNRPADAETAEALGETFLEAVIAPAFDEDALGVLSRKKSARVRLLETGPLGPARPYAGIDWRRVRGGLLVQDRDALDLAEAELKVVTARTPTDREWADLRFAWTVCRHVRSNAIVFARDSRVVGVGAGQPNRVESVRIAGRVAGDRAAGACMASEAFFPFADGVEAAAAVGITAVIQPGGSRRDPEVIAAAEAAGMAMVTTGIRHFRH
- a CDS encoding HAD family hydrolase; translation: MSARRRAVFLDRDGVVVRDVDHLTSASQLDILPGVPESLRRLRDAGWAVVVVTNQSVVARGWVTEEGLREIHSDLEARLRARGAALDAIYYCPHHPDGAVAAYRVACDCRKPQPGLLLRAAADLGIDLAASVMVGDAASDMEAGRRAGCRTALIRSASPGRMPVSRDPGEDRPAPDYVAATLADAVEWILHLPGESA
- a CDS encoding GNAT family N-acetyltransferase, which produces MSVYEIRSVAPEQLDEDLAAFVALLQDAVDGGASVGFVPPLDKDDARRYWAGVRAMVGAGTRILLAAVDEGEMLGSVQLDLATMPNARHRAEVMKLMVHGAARRRGIGRALMLALEDAARRADRRLLVLDTRVGDPAEQLYLALGYARAGVIPRYALSAAGTLDATVYMYRELAADRRDG
- a CDS encoding cation transporter produces the protein MNERAAHLRAGIRVEWFTVGWMLLESIIGIGAGVGTRSIALTAFGLDSVVELVSGTVVLARLRAESGAPNLTAEQVERIERRASRIVGWSLFALAAYVVIQSAYNLLTHAASEASAAGAALAVAALIVMPGLATIKRKLASALDSSALRGDAAEAVVCAYMAATLLAGLVLRMAFGWWWADPVAAFGIVYFIVREGREALEGEGAGSES